The following coding sequences are from one Triticum dicoccoides isolate Atlit2015 ecotype Zavitan chromosome 4A, WEW_v2.0, whole genome shotgun sequence window:
- the LOC119285117 gene encoding uncharacterized protein LOC119285117 → MPKTSSSPSPTVAPMNPLLPSSSSSSYLKSHHPPDPDPGSPSPSPCSYLLHVDADDEALIQIPGGPNPSPGGPAAASPALPPVDPTPHISSQFYTFTAASHALMLRCILAGRPAVAEEVRAATSLSVLASWRAVWKDRNEDTAYLTAWKRIQDKLAASADGRHLHFKSNPAQRVSHVGQWLDIVSEAHADPDLLRHLGLKDTVERIRQAWTVGAKFYGIPESFVRVCVAACPVCKAAPAGQPDSAISSPGRGKRRRRFEYTETLDVPARDVPRRLQQLAAKHKVVLCIRQKYIRYKPFMAEVKDYACHRAGVPTSSSGNTVSSSASASEAKKPRGLKREPYQSKRCGCGFRIRAIVPIANYNEKDKSFVYQEEGTAVFKLYAVHSGHEPGPLDGSARIVHRLVGHQGTFEFDPDIYDVNEEGEPSFSIKGDVDVDIDDSHQAVLQQVRELRAEVVSLEGKVAKMHPELLGSLSNELSEVLHRIRKFNLDGNTYQPEETLMMGNEVGGWATGDVSHHLDHHDGAFCKEDDMLDDDDTDFGSSLGPIVSWDRMAAECEDRKMLMGDSPKCDKWMLKENVGDFDEKSILNCGDEDGGEDSKIIKPLMHDDTMVTDSSLLGIQIDGFYSGPKWYDSPVGLDSSGDAGDVSFRHGLV, encoded by the coding sequence ATGCCGAAGacctcctcgtcgccttcccccaccGTCGCCCCCATGaatcccctcctcccctcctcctcctcctcctcctacctcAAATCCCACCACCCGCCGGACCCGGACCCCGGCTCCCCGAGCCCCAGCCCCTGCAGCTACCTCCTCCACGTCGACGCCGACGACGAGGCGCTGATCCAAATCCCCGGCGGCCCGAACCCTAGCCCGgggggccccgccgccgcctcgcccgcgctGCCGCCCGTCGACCCGACGCCGCACATCTCCTCGCAGTTCTACACCTTCACCGCCGCCTCGCACGCGCTCATGCTGCGCTGCATCCTCGCCGGCCGCCCCGCCGTCGCCGAGGAGGTCCGCGCCGCCACCTCCCTCTCCGTGCTCGCCTCCTGGCGGGCGGTCTGGAAGGACCGCAACGAGGACACCGCCTACCTCACCGCGTGGAAGCGCATCCAGGACAAGCTCGCCGCCTCGGCCGACGGCCGCCACCTCCACTTCAAGTCCAACCCCGCGCAGCGCGTCTCCCATGTCGGCCAGTGGCTGGACATAGTCTCGGAGGCGCACGCGGACCCGGACCTGCTCCGCCACCTCGGCCTCAAGGACACCGTCGAGCGTATCCGGCAGGCCTGGACTGTGGGAGCCAAATTCTATGGTATTCCCGAATCATTTGTCAGGGTATGTGTTGCTGCGTGCCCTGTTTGTAAGGCTGCACCTGCTGGACAGCCTGATTCTGCCATCTCATCGCCAGGACGTGGTAAGCGGCGCCGCAGGTTTGAATATACGGAGACGCTGGATGTGCCGGCACGAGACGTGCCACGCCGGCTACAGCAGCTGGCTGCCAAGCACAAGGTGGTCCTCTGTATTAGGCAGAAGTATATAAGGTATAAGCCATTCATGGCCGAGGTGAAGGATTATGCATGCCATCGTGCTGGAGTGCCAACTTCAAGTAGTGGGAATACTGTGTCCTCTTCAGCCAGCGCCTCTGAGGCGAAGAAGCCACGGGGGCTGAAGCGGGAGCCATACCAATCCAAGAGGTGTGGCTGTGGGTTCCGTATCAGGGCTATTGTGCCCATAGCCAATTATAATGAGAAAGACAAGAGTTTTGTATATCAAGAAGAGGGCACTGCAGTGTTCAAGCTTTACGCCGTGCACTCAGGGCATGAGCCCGGGCCACTTGATGGCAGTGCTCGGATTGTTCACAGGTTAGTTGGGCATCAGGGGACATTTGAGTTTGATccagacatatatgatgtcaatgaGGAAGGTGAGCCTAGCTTTTCGATTAAGGGGGATGTAGATGTTGACATTGATGACTCGCATCAGGCAGTCTTGCAGCAAGTCCGGGAGCTCAGAGCAGAGGTGGTCTCCCTAGAAGGGAAGGTGGCTAAGATGCACCCAGAGCTATTGGGTTCTCTTTCCAATGAGCTATCTGAGGTGTTGCACAGGATTAGGAAGTTTAATTTGGATGGCAACACTTACCAGCCAGAGGAGACATTGATGATGGGCAATGAGGTCGGGGGATGGGCGACTGGTGATGTGTCGCACCACTTAGATCATCACGATGGTGCATTCTGCAAGgaggatgacatgcttgatgacgaTGATACTGATTTTGGTTCGAGCCTTGGGCCCATCGTCTCATGGGATAGAATGGCAGCAGAGTGCGAGGACAGGAAGATGCTAATGGGTGATAGCCCAAAGTGTGATAAGTGGATGCTGAAGGAGAATGTTGGTGACTTTGATGAAAAGAGTATACTTAACTGTGGGGATGAAGATGGTGGCGAGGATTCCAAGATTATTAAGCCATTGATGCATGATGACACCATGGTAACTGACTCAAGTTTGTTAGGCATACAAATAGACGGATTCTACTCTGGGCCCAAGTGGTATGATTCACCTGTAGGTTTAGATTCCAGTGGCGATGCAGGAGATGTCAGTTTTAGACATGGACTTGTGTGA